The Aphelocoma coerulescens isolate FSJ_1873_10779 chromosome 2, UR_Acoe_1.0, whole genome shotgun sequence genome contains a region encoding:
- the PENK gene encoding proenkephalin-A produces the protein MALLLRLGCSLLALSTCLLPRARADCGRDCAACAYRLGPRAGIHPLACTLECEGKLPSAKAWETCKEFLQLTKLDLSEDGNISPGDKKELDENHLLAKKYGGFMKRYGGFMKKMDELYRAEPEDEANGGEILAKRYGGFMKKDSDDDALANSSDLLKELLGTGDNPEAAHYREINENDGDVSKRYGGFMRSIKRSPELEDEAKELQKRYGGFMRRVGRPEWWLDYQKRYGGFLKRFADSILPSEEDGETYSKEVPEMEKRYGGFMRF, from the exons ATGGCGTTGCTCCTGAGACTCGGCTGCTCGCTGCTGGCCCTCAGCACCTGCCTGCTCCCGAGGGCGCGGGCCGACTGCGGCCGCGACTGCGCCGCCTGCGCCTACCGCCTGGGACCCCGCGCCGGCATCCACCCCCTG GCATGTACACTAGAATGTGAAGGAAAACTGCCTTCTGCCAAAGCCTGGGAGACCTGCAAGGAGTTCTTGCAACTGACAAAGCTGGATCTTTCTGAGGATGGCAACATTTCTCCAGGAGACAAGAAAGAGCTGGATGAGAACCATTTGCTTGCGAAGAAGTATGGAGGCTTCATGAAAAGATATGGGGGGTTCATGAAGAAAATGGATGAGCTCTATCGGGCAGAACCAGAGGATGAAGCTAATGGAGGAGAAATCCTGGCTAAGAGGTACGGAGGGTTTATGAAGAAAGACTCGGATGATGATGCCCTTGCCAACTCCTCTGATCTGCTGAAGGAGCTTCTAGGAACAGGGGATAACCCTGAAGCGGCGCACTATCGAGAGATAAATGAAAATGACGGCGATGTCAGCAAAAGATATGGAGGCTTCATGAGAAGCATAAAGCGCAGCCCTGAATTGGAAGATGAGGCCAAAGAGCTGCAAAAGAGATACGGTGGCTTCATGAGAAGAGTGGGCAGACCAGAGTGGTGGCTGGATTACCAGAAACGATATGGTGGGTTTCTTAAGCGCTTTGCCGACTCCATTCTCCCTTCAGAAGAAGATGGGGAAACTTattccaaagaagtcccagagATGGAAAAGAGATATGGTGGTTTTATGAGATTTTAA